The proteins below come from a single Afipia sp. P52-10 genomic window:
- a CDS encoding DUF72 domain-containing protein, whose translation MMAKSTAARAGKIYTGIGGWTFEPWRGVFYPEGLPHAKELEYAASHLTSIEINGTFYRTQTPATFRKWASEVPPGFVFSVKGVRYVTNRRVLAEAGDSLKKFLDSGVLELGDKLGPLLWQFNPTKKFDEADFGKFLELLPQTLAGRKLRHVIEVRHDSFKTPAFIALLRQFNAGIVYSEHETYTEIADVTSDFVYARLQKGQDTIKTCYPPKQLDAWAARLKTWAQGGQPDDLPRIDKKDAPKQPRDVFAYVIHEGKVRAPAGAMELIKRLS comes from the coding sequence ATGATGGCAAAATCCACCGCCGCGAGGGCCGGAAAGATCTACACGGGGATCGGCGGCTGGACCTTCGAGCCCTGGCGCGGCGTGTTTTACCCCGAGGGCCTGCCGCATGCGAAGGAACTCGAATACGCCGCGAGCCATCTGACCTCGATCGAGATCAACGGCACCTTCTATCGCACCCAGACGCCGGCGACCTTCCGCAAATGGGCATCCGAGGTGCCGCCGGGCTTCGTCTTCTCCGTCAAGGGCGTCCGCTACGTCACCAATCGCCGCGTGCTGGCGGAGGCCGGCGACTCGCTGAAGAAGTTTCTCGACTCCGGCGTGCTCGAGCTCGGCGACAAGCTCGGCCCCCTGCTCTGGCAGTTCAACCCGACCAAGAAATTCGACGAGGCCGACTTCGGCAAGTTCCTCGAGCTGCTGCCGCAGACGCTGGCCGGCCGCAAGCTGCGCCATGTGATCGAGGTGCGGCACGACAGCTTCAAGACGCCGGCCTTCATCGCGCTGCTGCGTCAGTTCAACGCCGGCATCGTCTATTCCGAGCACGAGACCTACACCGAGATCGCGGACGTGACCTCCGACTTCGTTTATGCGCGGCTGCAGAAGGGCCAGGACACCATCAAGACCTGCTATCCGCCGAAGCAACTCGACGCCTGGGCCGCGCGGCTGAAGACGTGGGCGCAGGGCGGCCAGCCCGACGATCTGCCGCGCATCGACAAGAAGGATGCGCCGAAGCAGCCGCGCGACGTGTTCGCCTACGTCATCCACGAGGGCAAGGTGCGTGCCCCGGCCGGCGCGATGGAATTGATCAAGCGGCTGTCGTGA
- a CDS encoding DUF488 family protein, with product MPRKPKLFTIGYEQTPPKAVLDELEQAGVKLLVDVRAVTSSRRPGFSKNQLAAGLQERGIAYLHLKGLGTPKEGRLAARSGDIKTLQRIYAKHLKTPQAKEEMDELATLVSKAGPVCLLCYERDHKNCHRTFIAEIIEDKQGVAVENLVAPQL from the coding sequence ATGCCGAGGAAGCCCAAGCTGTTCACCATCGGTTACGAGCAGACGCCCCCGAAAGCCGTGCTCGACGAACTCGAACAGGCGGGCGTCAAACTGCTGGTCGATGTGCGCGCCGTCACGTCGTCGCGGCGGCCGGGTTTCTCGAAGAACCAGCTCGCGGCGGGCTTGCAGGAGCGTGGTATCGCCTATCTGCACCTGAAAGGACTCGGCACCCCGAAGGAAGGCCGCCTCGCCGCCCGCTCCGGCGACATCAAGACGCTGCAACGCATCTACGCCAAACACCTGAAGACACCACAGGCGAAGGAGGAGATGGACGAACTTGCGACGCTCGTCAGCAAGGCCGGGCCGGTCTGCCTGCTCTGCTACGAGCGCGACCACAAGAACTGCCACCGCACCTTCATCGCCGAGATCATCGAGGATAAACAGGGCGTGGCGGTCGAGAACCTGGTCGCGCCGCAGCTATGA
- a CDS encoding ABC transporter permease: MTMTYRPEDRPEPRFAALRRTWAMLLKEFIQLKRDRVSFAMIIMIPVMQLLLFGYAINTTPRHLPTAVLLQEDSDLARSVLKALENTAYFRFTHQVRTEQEFDRLLESGTVLFGIEIPRGFERAVRRGDQPALLVAADATDPVAASAALGTLGRITSTALAHDRVAGTTEQPPFEVRAHARYNPAGASRLNIVPGLTGTILTMTMLIFTALSVTREVERGTMESLLSMPIKPVEVMLGKIIPYVLVGFLQAALIISLGVLLFGVPILGSLTMLALLSTLFITANLSIGYTFSTIAQNQLQAMQMSMMFFLPNILLSGFMFPFAGMPEWAQWIGEALPLTHYLRIVRAIMLKGASLENLQYDAVALLVLTLFAMTIAVTRFRRTLD, from the coding sequence ATGACGATGACGTACCGTCCAGAGGACCGCCCCGAGCCGCGCTTTGCCGCGTTGCGGCGAACCTGGGCGATGCTGCTGAAGGAGTTCATCCAGCTCAAGCGCGACCGCGTGTCGTTCGCGATGATCATCATGATTCCGGTGATGCAGCTCCTGCTGTTCGGCTACGCCATCAACACTACGCCGCGCCACCTGCCGACCGCGGTGCTGCTGCAGGAAGACAGCGATCTCGCCCGCTCGGTGCTGAAGGCGCTGGAGAACACCGCGTACTTCCGCTTCACCCATCAGGTGCGCACGGAGCAGGAGTTCGATCGGCTGCTCGAATCCGGAACCGTGCTGTTCGGCATCGAGATTCCCCGTGGCTTCGAGCGGGCCGTGCGCCGCGGTGATCAACCGGCGCTGCTGGTCGCGGCCGATGCCACCGATCCGGTGGCCGCGAGCGCGGCGCTCGGAACGCTCGGCCGGATCACATCGACCGCGCTGGCGCACGACCGCGTGGCCGGCACGACAGAACAGCCGCCATTCGAGGTGCGCGCCCATGCCCGCTACAATCCGGCGGGCGCCTCGCGGCTGAACATCGTGCCGGGATTGACCGGTACGATCCTGACCATGACGATGCTGATCTTCACCGCGCTGTCGGTAACGCGCGAGGTCGAGCGCGGCACGATGGAAAGCCTGCTGTCGATGCCGATCAAGCCGGTGGAGGTGATGCTCGGCAAGATCATTCCTTATGTGCTGGTCGGCTTCCTGCAGGCGGCGCTGATCATATCGCTCGGCGTGCTGCTGTTCGGCGTGCCAATCCTCGGCAGCCTGACGATGCTGGCCTTGCTCTCGACGCTGTTCATCACCGCCAACCTGTCGATCGGCTACACGTTCTCCACCATCGCCCAGAACCAATTGCAGGCGATGCAGATGTCGATGATGTTCTTCCTGCCGAACATCCTCCTGTCGGGCTTCATGTTTCCGTTTGCCGGCATGCCGGAATGGGCGCAGTGGATCGGCGAGGCGCTGCCGCTGACGCACTACTTGCGGATCGTGCGTGCGATCATGCTGAAAGGGGCGTCGCTGGAGAACCTGCAATATGACGCCGTGGCACTGCTGGTTTTGACGCTGTTCGCGATGACGATCGCGGTGACGCGGTTTCGCCGGACGCTGGATTGA
- a CDS encoding ABC transporter ATP-binding protein, translating to MQSDVKPAEPAVAADIAIDVRGLSKSFGGRKVVSDLSMQVKRGAIYGFLGPNGSGKTTTIRMLCGLLTPDSGDGTCLGYDIRTEADTIRRHVGYMTQRFSLYQDLSVRENLEFVARLYGLPDPRAAARDMIGRLGLQGREEQLAGELSGGWKQRLALGACTLPSPQLLLLDEPTAGVDPKARREFWNEIHALAAEGLTVLVSTHYMDEAERCHEIAYIAYGQLLVRGTVEEVIANSALITYTVSGADLNGLQGELTGKPGIDMVAPFGNSLHVSGRDAEALETAIAPYRSRQGITWQRGEPSLEDVFIELMNRAKDNFQ from the coding sequence ATGCAGAGCGACGTCAAACCCGCAGAGCCTGCTGTCGCCGCCGATATCGCCATCGACGTGCGCGGTCTGTCGAAATCGTTCGGCGGCCGCAAGGTGGTCAGCGACCTGTCGATGCAGGTCAAGCGCGGGGCGATCTACGGCTTCCTCGGTCCGAACGGGTCGGGCAAGACCACCACCATCCGCATGCTCTGCGGCCTGCTCACTCCCGACAGCGGCGACGGCACCTGTCTCGGCTATGATATCCGCACCGAGGCTGACACGATCCGCCGTCACGTCGGCTATATGACACAGCGCTTCAGCCTCTATCAGGATCTGTCGGTGCGCGAGAACCTGGAGTTCGTCGCCCGCCTCTATGGGCTTCCTGATCCGCGCGCGGCGGCGCGTGACATGATCGGCCGGCTCGGCCTTCAGGGCCGCGAGGAGCAGCTTGCCGGCGAACTGTCCGGCGGCTGGAAACAACGACTCGCGCTCGGCGCCTGCACGCTGCCGAGCCCGCAACTGCTGCTGCTGGACGAGCCGACCGCCGGCGTCGATCCGAAGGCGCGGCGCGAGTTCTGGAACGAGATCCATGCGCTCGCGGCCGAAGGGCTGACCGTGCTGGTGTCGACCCACTACATGGACGAGGCCGAGCGCTGTCATGAGATCGCCTACATCGCCTATGGCCAGCTGCTGGTGCGCGGCACGGTGGAGGAGGTGATCGCCAATTCGGCGTTGATCACATACACGGTGAGCGGCGCGGACCTGAACGGCTTGCAGGGGGAGCTGACTGGCAAGCCGGGCATCGATATGGTCGCGCCGTTCGGCAACAGCCTGCATGTGTCGGGACGCGATGCAGAGGCGCTGGAGACTGCGATCGCGCCATACCGTTCGCGTCAAGGGATCACCTGGCAGCGCGGCGAGCCGTCGCTCGAAGACGTGTTCATCGAGCTGATGAACCGCGCGAAGGACAATTTCCAATGA
- a CDS encoding HlyD family secretion protein yields MIRARHIATIAIVVLLAACSGQSDPGYQGWVEADLIFVSPDEAGRVIQLSVREGDQVTVGEPLYALDDDLQKADLNQQTAALANAKQTFDRAQSLSRTGSGTQANLDSAVSALRIAEARVNTSQTRLARRSAFAPVAGRIQQIYFREGEMVPQQRPVLSILPPGNMKVRFFVSETELPKLSVGQDVRVTCDNCANDLTAKVYYIATSAEYTPPVIYSLEERNKLVYLVQARPNRPELLRVGQPVTIVERATVASASNVGSDTSGAGKTAGRP; encoded by the coding sequence ATGATCCGCGCGAGACACATTGCAACGATCGCCATAGTGGTCTTGCTCGCGGCCTGCAGCGGTCAGAGCGACCCCGGCTACCAGGGCTGGGTCGAGGCCGATCTGATCTTCGTCAGCCCGGACGAGGCCGGGCGGGTGATCCAGCTGTCGGTGCGCGAGGGCGATCAGGTCACGGTCGGCGAGCCGCTTTACGCCCTCGATGACGATTTGCAGAAGGCCGATCTCAACCAGCAGACCGCGGCACTTGCCAATGCGAAGCAGACGTTCGACCGAGCGCAGAGTCTGAGTCGTACGGGTTCGGGCACGCAAGCCAATCTCGACTCGGCTGTGTCCGCGTTGCGGATCGCCGAAGCGCGCGTGAACACCTCGCAGACCCGGCTTGCGCGACGCAGCGCCTTCGCGCCGGTGGCCGGAAGGATCCAGCAGATTTACTTCCGCGAAGGTGAGATGGTGCCGCAGCAGCGGCCGGTGTTGTCGATCCTGCCGCCCGGCAACATGAAGGTGCGCTTCTTCGTCTCCGAAACCGAACTGCCCAAGCTCTCCGTGGGACAGGATGTGCGCGTCACCTGCGACAACTGTGCGAACGATCTGACGGCGAAGGTCTATTACATCGCCACCTCGGCGGAATACACGCCGCCGGTGATCTACAGCCTCGAGGAGCGCAACAAGCTGGTCTATCTCGTGCAGGCGCGCCCCAACCGGCCCGAGTTGCTGCGTGTCGGCCAACCGGTGACGATCGTCGAACGCGCTACAGTCGCCAGCGCGAGCAACGTGGGCAGTGATACGTCCGGCGCCGGGAAAACCGCCGGACGGCCATAA
- a CDS encoding TetR/AcrR family transcriptional regulator translates to MRNRARSSKREAGVAERRQAIIDAALVEFSAKGFAASRLEDIAKRAKVGKGTIYLHFFDKEALFQELVRTSIVPLLGRLTPPATGQMSARAIFEMFATTFEREVLHTQRGDIVRLIIAEGARFPSLSEFYHREVISRGMAGMRTLVEYGIARGEITHPALVQFPQLLIAPAMVAVIWEGLFGKYDALDVKAMLKAHIDLIFGPGRPA, encoded by the coding sequence GTGCGCAATCGCGCCCGTTCGAGCAAGCGGGAGGCCGGCGTCGCCGAGCGGCGGCAGGCGATCATCGATGCGGCGCTGGTGGAGTTTTCGGCGAAGGGGTTTGCAGCCTCGCGCCTCGAAGACATCGCCAAGCGGGCGAAGGTCGGCAAGGGCACGATCTATCTCCACTTCTTCGATAAGGAGGCGCTGTTTCAGGAGTTGGTCCGCACCTCCATTGTGCCGCTGCTCGGGCGGCTGACGCCACCCGCGACGGGACAGATGTCGGCGCGGGCGATTTTCGAGATGTTCGCCACGACGTTCGAGCGTGAAGTGTTGCACACGCAACGCGGCGACATCGTTCGCCTGATCATCGCCGAGGGCGCACGCTTTCCGTCGCTGTCGGAGTTTTACCATCGCGAGGTGATCTCACGCGGGATGGCCGGCATGAGGACGCTTGTCGAATATGGCATCGCCCGCGGCGAGATCACGCATCCGGCGCTGGTGCAATTTCCGCAGCTCCTGATCGCGCCCGCGATGGTGGCGGTGATCTGGGAAGGGCTGTTCGGCAAATATGATGCGCTCGACGTCAAGGCGATGCTGAAGGCGCACATCGATCTAATTTTCGGCCCCGGGAGGCCAGCATGA
- a CDS encoding DUF4189 domain-containing protein has protein sequence MAGLVVSWLIVGSSMSAKAAGALAIGQCGAYGHAFDYGDARSAMDAAKRQCKGQCTTVTMKRACAAFSVDMANPCGAHGYAVAARISSAQNAAMRNCYKFGGKECVIRTWACDARG, from the coding sequence ATCGCCGGTCTTGTCGTTTCATGGCTTATTGTCGGCTCGAGCATGTCGGCGAAAGCTGCCGGCGCCTTGGCGATCGGCCAATGCGGCGCTTACGGACATGCATTCGATTATGGTGATGCCCGCTCGGCGATGGATGCGGCCAAGCGGCAATGCAAAGGCCAGTGTACCACTGTCACCATGAAGCGCGCCTGCGCGGCGTTCTCGGTTGATATGGCCAATCCCTGCGGCGCGCATGGATACGCAGTCGCCGCGCGCATTTCATCGGCGCAAAATGCCGCCATGCGCAACTGCTACAAGTTCGGCGGCAAGGAGTGCGTCATCCGCACCTGGGCCTGCGACGCGCGCGGTTAG